A window of Myxococcales bacterium genomic DNA:
CATCATGTGGGCCGGCCATCTGGTGGAAAACCTGGCCGACCTGGATCTCGCGCCGTACGCCACCGGCGGCGACGGCATCCCCGATTTCGACACCTCGCGCGTCGTTTTCATCGGCCATTCGCTCGGCAGCATTCACGGTGCGATCGACGCCGCCGTCGACGACCGGAAACAAGCCTACCTGTTCGACGCCGGGGCGGCCGATTACCGCGCGCTCGCGGAGAAATCGCCGATCGGCCAGGTGGTGTTGCAGATCGTCGACCTGCTCGGACAGTTGCAGCAAAACGATTTGTCCTCGCAGGTGCAGACCGGCATCGATCTGTATCTGCCGGTGATCGAAGCCGGCGATTCCATGGCCTACGCGCCGTACGTTTTCGAGCATCCGCTGGCGGGCCTGGCCGAAAAACCGCGGCAGATCTTCCAGCAGATGTCGTCCTACGACCTGGGCTTGGGCGGCACGGCCAACGGCCGGCTGAGCACCGTACTGGGGTTGACGGAGTTGGCGCCGTACGTCTGGCGCATTCCCGACACTCCGCTCGGGCAGATGCCCTTTTACGGCTCGGCCGTCTATCAATTCGACAGCCTCATTCACGGCATGTGGTGGGGGCTTCCCGAGACGCACGCGCAGGCCGGCCACTTTCTGGCCACCTGGCGCGATACCGGCGTCGGTGAGATCGTTCCGCCGGAAGAATAATGACCCGGCGCGCGCCTACTTTTTCGGATAGCCGATCGTCTGGGCCAGGATGATTTTCTGGCCGGGGCGCAGCTTCATCGCCTTGGCCAGCGCCTCGCGGTCGATCGCGCCGCGCACCACGACGGCCAGGCCTTGCGAGGCGCTGAACAGATACGCGTTTTCGGCGATGAACCCGGCGTCGGCGGCGGAGTAAAGGATTTTATCCCCATCGTCGCCGCTCATTTTCGCGAAATCCGCGACGTAAATCAGGTTGACCGGCGCGTCCTTCACGAACGGCTGCATCCCGGTGGCCGCGCGCAGGTCGTTCGCCAGCACCAGTTTCAACTGATTGGCCCCGGCGTCGTACAGGTAGAGCCCGTCGGCCCGCGCCACATAGAGGCCGATTTCCTGGCCATTGCGCGCCGAGGGTGCCGTGCGACCGCCGGTGTCGGGACGATTGATGCCGTCGGCCGCCCACAAAAGATTCGACAGGATTTGATCGTCGAGCGGCGTTGCCGCGAATTCCCGCGTCGTATGCCGTTCTTTCAGCACCTGCATCAGCGGCCGGCCGCCGTCGGTTTGAGGCGCCGGAAGTTGAATCGTCTTTCCGGCCTCGCCCGCGGACACCGTCAACGGGCAAACCAAGAGTAAGGACAAAATCGCCGGTAAAATGACCAGCCACCCTTGATTCATCGCGCACCTCCATAGGCCAATGGATTGTTTTGCCGTCGGCGGCAGGATCGGATTAGAGGAATACCCGACCCTCGCCGCGGTAGGTCTTGGCCGTATCCACGATTTCCGTCCCGCGAACCAGAAAAAATTCGTTGAAGCGCTCGGCCAATTCGCCGGCCTTCGCATGTTGAAAAAATACCGGGTCGCCCAATTCCAACCGCGGCGCTTCCGCCGGCACAACCAGCGGCGTCTGCACTTCGCCCGCGCCCTCCAGCGACAGGTAGCGCAAGCCTTCCGGATAAACCGGCCGCGGCAGGCGATCCTCGCCCGCCGGCCCCGACGCCACATAGCCGCCGCCCTGACAGGTGACCAAATCCGACGCCGGCCGGCGGACGACCTGGAGCGCGAAAAACGCCGCCGGTGCGAACGAAACCCGCCGGTAATGGTGGAACAGCGCCGGCGCGTAAAACGCCGAACCCACCGTCGCCTCGGTGAGGCACGGATCGGCCAGCGTCTCGGGCAGGCTGCCGCTGCCCCCGCCGTTCACGATGACCGGGTTCAAACCGGCCTCCCGCAAAGCGGCGACGATTCGCGCCCGCCGCTGTTCCAGTTCGCGGAGCGAGGCCGTCTTGAAAAGCCGCGTCGCGAGGTTCTTCGCGGGCTGCCCGGGCACCGCGTCATTGGGCCCGGCGATGTGCGCCTCGTAACCCATGACCGCGTCGATGACGACGTGCGAAAGAATTTTCGCGGCCGCCGCGACGGCCAGCGCCTGTTCGGGAGTGCGAATCGGGCTGCGGCGCGGGCCGATGTGCCAGACCGAGCCCAGCGGACGATACGACACATCAATTTCCAGACAGGCCGGCAATTGCACGCGGGCGCGGCGACCGGCCGTTTCCAGTATTTCGAGGTGTTCGAGGCAGTCGATCATAACCCGCGCCTGTCCGCCGCGACGGGTCAGCGCGACCAGCGCCTCGAGATCGGCCGGCTGCACGGTCGGATAGGCGATGATGAAATCGTCGAAGCCCTGTTCCGCCAGCCAGGCGGTCTCCCGAGCCGAATAGGTCATCACGCCGCGGTAGGCGGGGCCGCCCGTTTCCAGAATTTTCCGCATCAGCGCCGGACAACGCAGGGATTTCGAATGAACGCGGATCGTCTTCCGATGCCGGTTCGCCAATTCGGCGACGTAGGCGACGTTGCGTTCGAAAGCGTCCAGATCGACGAATGCCGCCGGCAATGTCCGGCCGCGCAGCGCTTCGCGGTAGCGCGCAAATTGATCGGAGACGGACAACATATTAAGTCCCTAAATTGTCGAATCTACGACGCCGAAATGGCCGCCAGTCCGGCTTCCCGGCGAAGCCGTTCGACGTCGAGTTCCTTGATCCAAACGATCAAATTCGCCCAGACGGCGTGAAATCCGTAGCCACCGTCGGTCATTTCCCGGATCGCTTCCTCCTTGGTCCAACCTTGAACCGCCAGCCGATAGACGGCAACCAGAGCGCCCGTGCGATCCGCCCCATGTTGGCAATGCACTAGGATTGGGGTTTTCGCGGTATCGACGGCGATCTTGAGAAACCGCACCGCGTCGGCCTCGGTCAGGCCCCAGGCCGTCGTGGGAATGGCTTCGACCGCCAACCCGGTGTCGGCCAGTATGTCGGCGTCGGAGTGGAACGAACGTAAATTGACGACGGTTTTGATGCCGAGTTTCTTCAACTCCCGCATACCCGCGGCGCCGGGTTGGGCGCTGCGATAGAGAGTCGGCGAAACCTGAAAGAGGTTCGGCACATCCGGGGTTACGACCGGTTGCGCCCAGTTCGTCGGACGGGAAGCCGACGCCGCACCGATGCCCAGTGCCGCGCTGAGCAGCACCAGAAAAAGGAAAAACCATCGCCCTCGGTGTCGATCGAACGTGTTTCTCATTTATTATTCAAACCGGCCTCAGCAGCCGCAGCCTCCTACCTCGCCATAGTCATCGTCGTCGCCGTGATGATGCGGCGAAGCGTCGTCGTCATTGTCGTCATCGTCGTCGTCATCCGCGCCACCGCCGGCCGCGGCCGGTTGGCCGATCAACGACAGGTTGCCGGCGTCATCGACACTCCGCACCGCGAACCACAAGCCCGTGCCGGTGAGCGGCACCGTCACTTCCACTTCCTCGCCGCCCGCCGCCGGTTCCGGCAGCATCCCCGCCGCGATCGAGTCGGCTTGCGCGAAATTCGCGGCCCCTTGCAGATCCGCCGCCGCGCCGGCGTAACGAATCTCATAGCCCGCCGGGGTGCCGCACCGCCAGTCATCGCCCGGCGAGGTGAAGGTCAGTTTATACCCGTCGGCCGTCTTTTCCACCGTCAAATCCGTGACCGGCGAAGGCGGCTGCGTATCGATGCCGTAGGTGCCGGTGTTGCGTTCGTCGTGGCTGGTCGTCCACCAATCGCTGGCGTTGCCGTCCGCCGTGCAGGCCTCGCCGACGGAACGCCAGCCGAACAGCGAGCCTTCGAGGGTGGTCTGATAGACCTCGAACAAGCCGTCACCGTCCGCATCGCCCACCGTCGGCCCGGAAGCCGCCCATTGGTTGGTGAACTTCGGCCAGGTCGGCGGCTGCACGCCCGTCGCGTCCACCGCGTCGACCGTGAAGCCGCCCGTGCCGCTGATCGCCTCGGGCAGACCGTCGCCCGACAGGTCGGCCGTCGCCGGATTGATGTACCAGTTGCAATCGTGCTGTTTGTAGACGAAAAGCGGGTGCTGCCAATCGGTCACCGCCCAGGCGACGAGCGTCGGCTGAAGCAGCGAAATCCAATTGTCGATCATGTCCAGGATGCTGGACACCGGGAGGATGTAATCGAGCCGGCCGTCGGCGGTCAGGCTGGAAAACGCGCCGTGCGCCAAGGCGTTGAAGCCGCCCGCGCTGATCAGCGTCTTGACGGTGGGCTGTCCGTCCGCGACTTCGATCATCTGCGGGAACCAGATCGAGGAGCCGATGCCGATGTAGGTTTTGCCGTCCTGGTGCGCCAGCGCCGGCGTGGAGGTGATGCCGATAGTGAGCGGCGGCAGCGGCAGGGCGTCGCTGATCGGACCGAACATCTTGACCGGGAAACCGGGAATGAATGGCGAGCCGGAAACGTTGTTGTTGCCGTCGTGGTAGACCGCGTAAAAGCGCGTCCCCTTCAGGTTGAGCAAGCCGTCCTCGCAAACCTCGGAAGTGCCGATGAGGATGGCGGGGTATCCGGCGATGTCCGGATCGTCCGATTGCGGATCGAGAATGCCGACCGCGGGGGTGGTGATCACCTGAGGCGCGTAGCTCTCGTCCTCGCGCTGGCAGACCTTGTCGGCCGGCACGGCCCCTGCTTCCGCCTTGCAAAAGACCGGGAATCCGGGCTGCGGATCGGCCAGACCGTCTTGGTCGGCGTCGACCGGTTTCCAGACGTAGACCCGGCCGTCGTAATTTCCCGCGATGATTTCCTTCAAGCCGTCGCCGTCGAGATCGGCCAGCACGGGCGAACCGAGAAAGCCGCGGCCGTGGCCGAACGTCTCGGAACTGGTGTTGTCCGGCATCGCGGCGGCCACCGGAAACCCGGCGAGCAGCGGCGCCGGTTCGTTCAAATCGTTCAGGTGCTTCATCCCTTGCCGGTAAATCGCCAGCACCGCGCCGCCGTTGGTCGTGACGACGATGTACGGCTCGCCGTCGCCGAACAGATCGGCCACCGCCGGATGGCTGAGCGTGGTGTCGGCCGCCCGCTCCAGGCCGTTGTAGGACTCGACATCCACCGGGAACCCGTCCATGACCTGGTAGGCTTCGGTGGCCTGGTCGTACTTCAGCACCAGGACGCCGTCGGAGCTCGAAGCGGTGATGATCTCCAGCCGGCCGTCCGTGTCGCCGTCGAGGTCGTACAAGGTGACCGCCGACCGGCCCGACGCGCCGAGCGGCAGCGGGAAGCCGGGCAGCAGGCCCAGGTCGGCGTTCCGATCGCGATGCAGCGCGATGGTGCGGCGATCCTCGCCGGAGACGACGCCCTTGCCCGCCAGGTTGTAACCGGCGACCAGGCGCATGGTTACGGTGAAGTCGAAAGATTCCTGCGGCGGCTGGGTGATCGCTTCAGGCGGCAGCAGGCCGGTGACGTCCAGTTGCGTCAGCACGCCGTCGATCGGCGCCTGGCCGTTGCCGTCGGCGACGGTCACGAATTCCTCGTCCAACGGCTCCTTGCCGGGAGCGACCTGCAATTGCCATTGGAACGAGCGGTCGCGCGCGTAGAGGTAACCCGCCACGTCGATTTGCGGCCTGGCGACGGGATCGACCAGCGAGAACCAGGCCGGCTGCCGGAATTTCACCTCGGGCGGAATGCGTGCCGGATCGCCGGTTGCCGGATCGCCGAGCATGGCCACCGCCTTGAGCGCGTTGGGACGGCCGTAGCCGAAGTGCGCGTCCCAGCCGGGTTGGCAACCGCCGCCGGTCCAGGTCAGGCAATACTCCTTGATGTCGTCGGCGCTCATCGTGATGATCTGCTTCACCTCATTGGCCGAAAGCTCGATGCCCAGGTCCAGCGCCCGCGAGTAAATCAGGCCGACCAGTCCGGCGGTGTTGCCGGCGGCTTCCGAGGAACAGGCGCCCGACGAGGCGGCGAGGTGAACGTGCTCGCCCCACATCGTGCAATAGGTTTCGGTGAAGCCGAAGATCTGCATCGGCAGGAAATCCAGGAACTCGATCGGCGGAATGGGGAAGATCGCCTTGATGTTCAGGACATCATCGAAGGCGCCGGGATAGGCGTGGTAGTAGCTGTCCTCGTCGCTGGCCACGCCGACGAGCGTCATCCCGCCCTCCGAAATTTCGGTCAATTGCCGGTTGATTTCGTCGGACTGATTGAGTGATTCGGAGGCGAACACCGCCACGCGGGCGCCCAGGTCGAATGAGTACTGGATGCCGGCGGCGAGCAGGTTCGCTTCGGTCAACACCGAATCGGAGACGCGGATCGGCAGGATCGTGCAAAAGGGGCAAAAGCCCGGTTTGTCGTCGTTGCCGTTGTTGCCGATGCCCGCCGCGTCGCGCGCGCGAGCCTCGCCGTGAGTGCCTTCGGGAAAATCGTCGACGCCGAAAGGACGATTGACGTTGCGCAAAAAGTCCCAGCCGCAGATATCGTCGATCAGGCCGTTGCCGTCGCCGTCGATCTGGTCCTCGAACTCGGCGAACAGGTCCTCGATCGTCACCAGGCGGCCCAGGTCCGCGAACCGCGCGTCGGCGTCGTAGTCGCGCACGCTGAATTTGCCGTCACCGTTGCAGTCCCAGGCGTCCGGCGTACAGGGTAGATTGCCGTTTTTCGGCTCGTTCAGTTCGCCGCGATTGAGGAAATAGTTCTCTTCCAGTTCCGCGTAATTGTATTGTCGGATGCCGTCGTCCACCACCGCGATGATCACGTCCGGCCGCCCGCCGGTGATCTTCCAGGCCTCGGTGGCGCTCATGCCGGGAATGGTTTCCGGTTTGTTGACGTCGGTTCCTTCCGGATCGACGACGTTGTAGCCGGGCAGTACATTGGCGTTGACGAAGGCGTCGACGAAATCGAACGGATCGGTCGGATCCCAGTTCAGCAGAATGTCCATGTCGTTGGGAATGTTGAGCACGAACACCTCGCCCCACGGGAATTCGCCGTCGAACGGCGAACCGCCCGTGCTTTCCAGCGCCGTGGTGAGATGCAGTACGAGCCGCCGGGCGAAGGGCCAGAGCTGATTGTTTTCGCTCGGCGTCAGGATCAGCGTGTCGTCGGCCAGGGTCGTGGTTTCAAACGAGAAGTCGACCGCCACTTGCCTGGTTTCATCCGCTTCGTAGGTGACGTAGACGGAAGACTCGGTGACCGTCGCCGGATCGAGGCTCAGGTCGAAAACCAGCCGCATCGGGTTGACCGTCAGGTTCTGAAACAGATCGAGGCGGGGCGCCTGATCGATCAACGACAACGCCAACGCCTCGCCGCCGAAAACCGCGACGAATACCGCGGCCACCAGAAGTACGCCGATTTTGCGCATGGGTCTCTCCCGTTTGTCGTGAAAGAACGAACCGAGATGGATTGGCTAAAGGTGTGTCGGATTGTAACGGGTTTTGAAGGCGCAATCAAATGTCGGCCGGGAAAAGGTCGCGACGGCTCAACTCCCGGCGACTTTTTCCAATTCGGCGATGGTCCGTTCGAGCAAGGCGACCGCTTCGGCCAGCGTGGTTTCGTCCAGCGAGAACTTCACGCCTGCCGTGGCAAACAACTGCGGCAACGAAACCGTGCCGCCCAGCGAAAGCGCCTTGAGGTAATCGGTCAACGCCTGTTGCGGATTTTGCAACGCGCGGCCGAAAACCTGCACGGCGCCGAGTTCCGCAATGCCGTACTCGATGTAATAGAACGGCACGGTATGGATGTGCAGCTTCCGCTGCCAGCCGGTTTCCCGAGCCGCCTCCAGGCCGCTCCAATCCACGCCGCGCATGTATTGGTCCCACAGTTCCGCCCAGGCGCGGTCGCAATTTTTCGGCTCGGCGGCCTCGTCCGGATGCTCGTAAACCCAATGCTGGAAGGAGTCCACCACCGACATGTAGGGCCAGAACAACAGGATGCCTTCCAGCGCAACGATCCGCGCGCGGGCCGCGTCCTTGGGCGAATAGAAGCCGCCGGGCTGTTCGTCCAGGTGCATCCCGGCCAGCAGTTCCATCGACATCGAGGCCACCTCGTCGAATTCCATCGGCACCCAGCGCTGTTGGAACCAGGGCAGCCGGTAAGTCTCGAAATAGTGGAAGGCGTGCCCGCCCTCGTGAAGGATCGTCTGCACGTCGTCGTGGACGCCAACCGCGTTCATGAAAATGTACGGCAGGCGCCGCAGGTCCAACCCGGTGCAAAAGCCGCCCGGCGACTTGCCCTTGCGATTGTCCAGGTCGAGCGTCTTTTCGCGCCGCATCGTCGCGAAATACGCGCCCAGGCGCGGGTCGACCGCGGTGAACGTCGCTTGCGTCTTGTTTTCGAACTCGGTCGCCGTCGCGAAGGGTTTGAGCGGCGCGCGGCCGAGCGGATCGACGTCCAAATCCCAGGGACGCAGCCGGTCGACGCCCAATCGCTGCCGCCGTTTTTCATAGATGCGCTGGGCGGCCGGGACGACGACCCGGCGAATATTTTCGTGAAAGCGTTTGACGTCCGCGGGCGTGTAGTCGAACCGCATCATGTCCTGCCAGCGATAAGCGCGGTAATCGGCGAACCCGGCGTTGCTCGCCAGTTGGCGGCGCAATTGGAGAAACTGTCCCCACAGGTTGCCGATGGCCGCGCGATCCTGCTGCCAGCGCTGCATGGCCAAGCGCCACGCCTGTTCGCGGCGGTCGCGGTCGGTCTGCTGGTAAACCGGGTCCAATTCGGAAATGGTCGTTTCCTTCCCTTCCCACTGGACCGTCTGTGCGCCGAGGATCTTGTTGTATTCGTTGTTGAGTTTTTCCTGATCGACCAGCAGCGGCAGGTTGGCCGACCGGAACAACTCGGCCTGGGCGCGCATTTTTCTCAGGGGCAGTTCGAAGCCGGCGGGGCACAAACCGCTCGCCAGCAGGCGGGCGCGCAGATTCTGCTGGCGCTGTTCGGCCGGCGTGCGGACCTGTTCGTAAAAGTCGGTATAGCGCTTCTCCGCCGCCGCGTCGGCCGTGTCGGCCGACATGTCCAGGTACAGCCGGTTTTCAATTTCGCTCAGCAGCGCGGCGACGCTGGTCCAGTCGGTCAGCCACTTGGCAACCGTCTCGGCGGTGAGCGGCGCCCGGTCCAGGGCGTCGAAATAGACCGCGATTTTTTCCCACGGCCAGGTCAGCGCCGCGTCGGAATTCGCGGGAAACGCGGCGAAGGGATCGGCGTCCGGCGCGGCGGCGGACAACGTCCACGCGGCCGAGCCGGCCAGCAACGAAACCAGGAACGCCAGGACCAGGAATCTGCGCTTCATGACGACCCCTTATTGTTTGGGAGGCCTAATCTATCGCTTTGTCACCGCCCGCACAACTTCCCGCCGCGCCGCGACAATCGGAACGGCGACTCGGCGGATCAGTAGCGCCACGGCAGACGGCGCGCGTCGAGACGAACCGGAAGCTGTCGTGGCAGCGGCGCCCGCGCAGCGTCGTTTTCCCAAAGATCATCGGTGCCGAAAATGTACTGCGCCCAATCGGGCGTGCCGGCAAAATCGATGGGCAGCGTATCGGCGATGCAGGAGGTGTCGGGAGCCGTCAGCGGATCGCGCAGGAAATTGGCCATGATCGTCATGCCGCAGGTGGAAACATTGTCGTCCGCGGATACCCAGGAATCGTCAATGACCCCGTGCGCCGAATAGGGGAATTTCAGGTAAAGCTGATGCGGGCCGGCGAGCGCTTCGCCGAGCGGGGCGGCCGTTTCGCGGGGGGTCGCGCCGTCCACGTCGCCCTGCAACATGAGCACGGGGATGCTCGTTTGCGGCAGTTCGCGCGCTAGCGGCTCGTCGTAACGCGGCCACTTTTGGTAAAGTTCGTATTCGTCCAGGCTCGGCATCACTCCAAAGAGCATTTCGTTGTCCAGGTCCGTAATGTATTGCTCAATATCGACGTCCGCGAACTCCGGGCCCCAAAATTGATCGGACATCCCGATATTCATGTTGAGCACTTGCGAAAACCATCCGCCCGTCATGCCGAGCAGATCGCCGTTGCCGCTGAACGGGTTGTAAAACAGGTAGACGATCGCCGCCATGTCGGCCGGCTCGCAGCGGTCCAGCCGGTAGATCAGCGCCGGCGCGGCGGCATTGAGCGGGCTGTACCAGGCCAGCCAGCCCAGCAAATAGGACAAGGTGTAGCGATCCATGCCCAGTTCGGCGCAATGGCCGCCTTCCAGCTTCGCATAGAGCTGTTCCAGCATTCCCCAAGGGTACGCTCCCATCTTCCCGGAGCAAAATTTGTCCGCGGCGCAGAGTTGCAAGAGGCGTTTGCCGTTTTCGTTGTACGCCGGATAAAACTTCAACGCCGGCTCGCTGAGCGCGTGAATGCTGTCGACGATCGCGCCATCGGCCTGATCGGGATGCAACAGCAGATAGCGTTGCGTCAGGTAGGTGCCGTAGGAGGCGCCCCAGACCAGAACCTTTTTCCCCTCTTCCCGCGTGGCGTCGATGAATGCCGCCAGATCGTGCGCCGCGTTGCGCGTCGAGTAGCCTTGCAGCGCGTCGCCGAGATTTTCGTTCAACCAGGCGACGCAGTCGTCGTATTCGTCGAGGTAAATGTAAGCGCCGCCTTCGCTGTCCGCGGCTTCCTGTTCCGGGCAGGTCAACGGGCTGGAATAACCCACGCCGCGGTGATCGATCGTGTAGAGGTCGAATTCCGGAACGAGCGCGCGGAGATCTTTCATCAGCGGGGCAAAGGTCATCATTCCCGAAGCGCCCGGACCGCCCTGCAGCAACCAAAGCTGCCCCTGGCTTTCGCCTGCCGCCGGCCAGCGTTTGGCGGCGACCGTGATCGTCCGGCCGTCGGGATTTTCCCAGAAAAGCGGCACCTGGGCCTCGCCGCATTGCGCCAGACCGTCGTCGGCGCCCTCCTCCAGCGAGCAGGCCGACCAGGCGATGGTCAACGGCGCTTCGCCGGTATCGTCATCGGCGTCGTCATCGTTCGAACCGGCGGCGTCATCATCGTCGTCGTCACTTTGACAGGTTGCGCCGATCATCAGGATTGCCGTCAGAAAAAGGATGAATCGACAAAGGAAGATCCGTGGCATCGAACGACTCCTGGTGCTTGATCGAGAAGCGGACGAAGGCGCCGGGTCAGTTGTCCAAATCCAACAGATGCCCGAAACGATTCTTCTTGGTCCGCAAATACCGCTCATTATCCGGCAACACGGGTTCTTCGATCGGCACGCGTTCGCTTACCCGGATGCCGAAGCGCTGCATCTGCTCCACTTTTTCCGGGTTGTTCGTCAACAGACGCACGCTTTTCACCCCGAGCTTTTTCAGCATTGCCGCCGGCACTTCGTAATCGCGTTCGTCGGGCTTGAATCCCAGGGCCGTGTTGGCGTCGAGGGTATCGAGGCCCTGATCCTGCAGCACGTAAGCGCGCAGTTTGTTGACCAATCCGATGCCGCGGCCCTCGGCCTGATGGTAGAGGACGATGCCGCGCCCTTGCCGTTCGATGCGCTACAGGGCCTCGTGCAATTGCGGGCCGCAATCGCAGCGCCGGCTACCGAGCGAATCGCCGGTCAGGCAAGCCGAGTGAACGCGCACCAGCATTTCCTCGCCGTCGCCGATTTCCCCTTTGAGCACGACGATATGGTCCTTGCCATCCTTGTTGTTGACAAAACCGATGATCCGAAAATCGCCGAACCGCGAAGGGAACTCGGCAACCGCCGCCACCTTGACGCAGAGGCGTTCCAGGCATTGCTCGCAAGCCATGCCCAGCGGACAACGGCGCAACGAATCCAGATCGTCGGCAATCACGCTTTCAATGGGATCTTGTCGGGTTTGCATGTTCCACCCGTCGTCGTTTCATTGTTTTCAACGTTGCGGTCACCTGGCCGGATTTTACGGTGCCCCCCGGGAAGAATCAAGCAGGCCGCAACACCCAGAATTTCCCCTTGACAAGCGCGGTGTGGGCTTGTATTTATATGCACCTTTTATGTATAATTATTCAGAAGGGACCACCGGACAAAAATGAACACCAAACGGCTCCGCCTGGACCGCATCGCCTCGGCGACCCGCAACGCCGGGTTGGCCTGGGAAATCACCGTCGGCGACGAGCTCGTCGCCCGGGAGGGGCATGTCGTCGCCGTGCGCATCCTGAACAACAAATACACCTACAACACAGTGGAAGACGTGACGGGCCGGATGCTGCCGCTGCGGCAGGGCGACTTGCTAGCCGGCGTGCTGGGTTCGCGCCGGGCCTTGCGCGGGTACGCCGGCGTCGTGCCGTCGCAAATCCGGGTGGGCGACGTGCTGCACGTGCTCAACCTCGGCGGCGTGCTGGGCACCTGCACCGCCGCCAATCCCGAGCTGGGGCCACCTTTCGACGCCGAGGTGCTGGGCGCGGTCCTGGCGTTTCCGCGCTACGGCGACCGCGTCGGGGTGCCGGCCCATATCATGCACAAGGCGATTCAGCACAGCCCGACTCTGACCGCCCGCCGGCCGGTCGTTTACATTTCCGGCACCTGCATGAACAGCGGCAAGACCCTCGCGGCCTCGGAGATCATCCGCCGCCTGACGCATCGCGGCCTCAAGGTCGCGGGATGCAAAATGACCGGCGTCAGCCTGATGCGCGACACCCTCGGCATGCAGGACGCCGGCGCGTTCGCGGTGGCCAGTTTCAACGAAGCCGGCCTGGCCAGCACGCGCGACGCCGAGGTCGTCCCGGTGGCCAAAGGCCTTTTGAATCATCTGGCCGCCCTCGCCCCCGACGTGATCGTCGCGGAATTGGGCGACGGGATCCTCGGCGAGTACGGCGTGGCCGACCTGCTGCGCGACGCCGAACTGATGTCCCTCGCCTGCTGCCACGTGCTGTGCGCGCCCGATCCCGTGGCGGCGTTCGGCGCCCACCATTTGTTCGCCAACGAATTCCGGCTGCCGCTGCACGTGATCGCCGGCCCGGTAACCGACAATGCCGTCGGCCGCGATTACATCGAAAAGGCGCTCGGCCTGCCGGCGCACAACGCCCGCTACGACATCGACGGTCTGGCCGGCGTGGTGATCGACCGCTTGGATGCATGGGAGGATCGCGGATGAGTAATTCGCCGTTGCGGGTGGCGGTGATCGGCGCGGCCGGGCTGGTCGGCGGCGAACTGCTGCGGCTGCTCGCGCAACATCCGCGCGTCGGCGAGATCATCGCCGTTTCCACCAGTCATGCCGGCAAAATGGCCGCCGATGTTC
This region includes:
- a CDS encoding SagB/ThcOx family dehydrogenase; this encodes MNQGWLVILPAILSLLLVCPLTVSAGEAGKTIQLPAPQTDGGRPLMQVLKERHTTREFAATPLDDQILSNLLWAADGINRPDTGGRTAPSARNGQEIGLYVARADGLYLYDAGANQLKLVLANDLRAATGMQPFVKDAPVNLIYVADFAKMSGDDGDKILYSAADAGFIAENAYLFSASQGLAVVVRGAIDREALAKAMKLRPGQKIILAQTIGYPKK
- a CDS encoding dual specificity protein phosphatase family protein, with the protein product MRNTFDRHRGRWFFLFLVLLSAALGIGAASASRPTNWAQPVVTPDVPNLFQVSPTLYRSAQPGAAGMRELKKLGIKTVVNLRSFHSDADILADTGLAVEAIPTTAWGLTEADAVRFLKIAVDTAKTPILVHCQHGADRTGALVAVYRLAVQGWTKEEAIREMTDGGYGFHAVWANLIVWIKELDVERLRREAGLAAISAS
- a CDS encoding lysophospholipase, whose amino-acid sequence is MPRIFLCRFILFLTAILMIGATCQSDDDDDDAAGSNDDDADDDTGEAPLTIAWSACSLEEGADDGLAQCGEAQVPLFWENPDGRTITVAAKRWPAAGESQGQLWLLQGGPGASGMMTFAPLMKDLRALVPEFDLYTIDHRGVGYSSPLTCPEQEAADSEGGAYIYLDEYDDCVAWLNENLGDALQGYSTRNAAHDLAAFIDATREEGKKVLVWGASYGTYLTQRYLLLHPDQADGAIVDSIHALSEPALKFYPAYNENGKRLLQLCAADKFCSGKMGAYPWGMLEQLYAKLEGGHCAELGMDRYTLSYLLGWLAWYSPLNAAAPALIYRLDRCEPADMAAIVYLFYNPFSGNGDLLGMTGGWFSQVLNMNIGMSDQFWGPEFADVDIEQYITDLDNEMLFGVMPSLDEYELYQKWPRYDEPLARELPQTSIPVLMLQGDVDGATPRETAAPLGEALAGPHQLYLKFPYSAHGVIDDSWVSADDNVSTCGMTIMANFLRDPLTAPDTSCIADTLPIDFAGTPDWAQYIFGTDDLWENDAARAPLPRQLPVRLDARRLPWRY
- a CDS encoding amino acid deaminase/aldolase; the encoded protein is MLSVSDQFARYREALRGRTLPAAFVDLDAFERNVAYVAELANRHRKTIRVHSKSLRCPALMRKILETGGPAYRGVMTYSARETAWLAEQGFDDFIIAYPTVQPADLEALVALTRRGGQARVMIDCLEHLEILETAGRRARVQLPACLEIDVSYRPLGSVWHIGPRRSPIRTPEQALAVAAAAKILSHVVIDAVMGYEAHIAGPNDAVPGQPAKNLATRLFKTASLRELEQRRARIVAALREAGLNPVIVNGGGSGSLPETLADPCLTEATVGSAFYAPALFHHYRRVSFAPAAFFALQVVRRPASDLVTCQGGGYVASGPAGEDRLPRPVYPEGLRYLSLEGAGEVQTPLVVPAEAPRLELGDPVFFQHAKAGELAERFNEFFLVRGTEIVDTAKTYRGEGRVFL
- a CDS encoding M3 family oligoendopeptidase, producing the protein MKRRFLVLAFLVSLLAGSAAWTLSAAAPDADPFAAFPANSDAALTWPWEKIAVYFDALDRAPLTAETVAKWLTDWTSVAALLSEIENRLYLDMSADTADAAAEKRYTDFYEQVRTPAEQRQQNLRARLLASGLCPAGFELPLRKMRAQAELFRSANLPLLVDQEKLNNEYNKILGAQTVQWEGKETTISELDPVYQQTDRDRREQAWRLAMQRWQQDRAAIGNLWGQFLQLRRQLASNAGFADYRAYRWQDMMRFDYTPADVKRFHENIRRVVVPAAQRIYEKRRQRLGVDRLRPWDLDVDPLGRAPLKPFATATEFENKTQATFTAVDPRLGAYFATMRREKTLDLDNRKGKSPGGFCTGLDLRRLPYIFMNAVGVHDDVQTILHEGGHAFHYFETYRLPWFQQRWVPMEFDEVASMSMELLAGMHLDEQPGGFYSPKDAARARIVALEGILLFWPYMSVVDSFQHWVYEHPDEAAEPKNCDRAWAELWDQYMRGVDWSGLEAARETGWQRKLHIHTVPFYYIEYGIAELGAVQVFGRALQNPQQALTDYLKALSLGGTVSLPQLFATAGVKFSLDETTLAEAVALLERTIAELEKVAGS
- the ribA gene encoding GTP cyclohydrolase II RibA, producing the protein MERQGRGIVLYHQAEGRGIGLVNKLRAYVLQDQGLDTLDANTALGFKPDERDYEVPAAMLKKLGVKSVRLLTNNPEKVEQMQRFGIRVSERVPIEEPVLPDNERYLRTKKNRFGHLLDLDN